The genomic DNA TGGCGTCGTAGTGGGGAAGGAACGAATGCGTTCGGGTTCTCGGCTCTCCCTGCTGGCTACTCCTCCACCAGCAACCTCGACTACTTCCACGACGTTGGCGACGGCGCCATCTTCTGGACTAGTTCTGAGAACGATTCTATCTCCGCCTACTACGTGGGCTTCGCCTACAGCCACGAGCGCGCCATCGCGCGCAACGTCCGTAAGTACAACGCGTTGTCGGTTCGTTGTCTCCGCGACTCTGAATGAGGTGAGTGAGGCTTTTTTAGATTATATTCTTCGCTCATTTTTTGGGGCTCGTTATGAAAATATTTGCTTTAAAGGCCAAAGATCCTGCAATTGAGTTGATTCGAATTATTGCCTGCCTGTTGGTTATTTTTGCCCACAGTCAGTTTGCGGTTGTGATTGGGGGGCAGCTGTCAAAAGGTCTATTGGGGGTATCTACTTTAGTGGCCGATGATGTTCCCCTCTTTTTGTTGGTGACAGGCTTTTTCTTCTTTAATCGGGTGACTTCCGATCAGGAAATTGGGAAGACATTTGTCTATAGGGCGAAATCTTTTCTTACTAGCATTTACATCCCGACGATTATCTATATCCTCATCAGCATTCTGTATAGTCGGTTTGCTTCGCCGGTGGATGGCTTTGTTCCCAAGGACTGGGGGTATCTTGGCCATTTCGTGTTCATGCTGTTGCCGGGGGATCACCTGTGGTACGTTTGTACCTATTTGTCCTTCGTGTTTTTCTTCCCTATGTTTGCGTTCCTGTGCCAGGACAAGCCTGAACGAAATAAAATGCGACGTATTTTGCTGGCGGTGGCCATAGGTGGCGCCGTGGTTGCGGACGTTCAGTATTTCTTTAGAATGGTCTTACTGGATGTGGATAAGTTCCTCTGGGGCTATTGTACCATCTTCCTCATTTTGGGCTATGAACTTTCCTTGCTGATGAAGAAGGAAAATTTGAGCAAGCTAAAGCTTGGATTGGCGGGTCTTGCGATGTATTTGCTGTCCTTCTCCTTGAAGTATGGACTGCAAACCTATATGTTCAACCAGTTTGGATTCGTGGAAAATCGTTATAGGTGGCTGCAGACGTCTCTTTGTTTTGCCAGTGCGGTGGGGCTTTTCCTGGTGATTTATTCCCTGGGGAGCTTGATCAAGAAGGGCGGAATTCTCGCCTATGTCATTAACTTTCTTGGAAGTTGCACCTTCGCCATTTATCTGTTCCATCAGTTGGTGATTAGCAGGACTCTTCAGTGGCGTTATGAAATCCTGGCCTATTTTGGTAACGGAAGTTCTGAGTTGGGATGTTTTGCCTATTACATCTGTTATGGTGGGATTGTCTTCCTGATTTCCTTGGGTATCGGGTTTGTATTCAAAATGACGCTTGATACAGTTTTGCGTAGTTTTCCGTTTCGAAAGAAGTAAAACTTTGCTGGAATGATTATATTCTACCTAAAAT from Fibrobacter sp. UWEL includes the following:
- a CDS encoding acyltransferase; translation: MKIFALKAKDPAIELIRIIACLLVIFAHSQFAVVIGGQLSKGLLGVSTLVADDVPLFLLVTGFFFFNRVTSDQEIGKTFVYRAKSFLTSIYIPTIIYILISILYSRFASPVDGFVPKDWGYLGHFVFMLLPGDHLWYVCTYLSFVFFFPMFAFLCQDKPERNKMRRILLAVAIGGAVVADVQYFFRMVLLDVDKFLWGYCTIFLILGYELSLLMKKENLSKLKLGLAGLAMYLLSFSLKYGLQTYMFNQFGFVENRYRWLQTSLCFASAVGLFLVIYSLGSLIKKGGILAYVINFLGSCTFAIYLFHQLVISRTLQWRYEILAYFGNGSSELGCFAYYICYGGIVFLISLGIGFVFKMTLDTVLRSFPFRKK